One Diadema setosum chromosome 8, eeDiaSeto1, whole genome shotgun sequence genomic window carries:
- the LOC140231487 gene encoding uncharacterized protein, with product MCAAMDPQNQYFYGRSQGPSMQQDPSFPVNDLDHSKMGPMMRALTEDFDVLGQNSSGYPQQGMSSMPGSGDHQQQQQQHQQQQQQQQRLANNFGPASQTLSGYASQYSSGPSSQSYFGHGHPSSPLNSGFSPPGANYSGGMGSPYQRQMSNSSSMGSSNGHGHSYPRSASAGPTIPSPIMMHGPGMYPHSQSSPANRSTTPFGFPTSPTSPHNHMNHASPPLASPSSMRPGGNLHSPKSLPASSPVPFASQMSPTSSRAQSVPTLPGNSIDHVPAMPHSRSKSPGSAGVHRPYPQPPGQQPQQLYPLPSPKVRPVDQTDGRGQYVELVHSKPSGDQWNQKSRQGTERSRNNSGHTKVSDPGHLPRLEEMVAVLGESNAKESLDQIVSDNSSMLHDSQTNGSLEVNRTVATSLNPSHASNEKRTQVICEKVNSTDKVEGRLANGVGEKDEMPERKDSTVNGPAENSSEKDSSVKRVTKANCGKVSTNPNGRTDTSQENDVGSTNGTNSESSVPFKPPKARQTKTKNTDQTKDTQNVQEGHKNTGEPHKKLGEPCAPPETKCQKESTDPKHSSESQPAKPETPPSTHSELSEKTVSPPTPANETPTTTPTSKRKQPEEGESSTGDDSLPLKKRRGRPPGTKNKPKKDGEEAKPKRKYTKKKKSAAENNAEEEATKSKQSKPMVKGKAEVTPAVARGPIVRVQGTSIDSIISSQVVNSPGTEEEQAKGSKKKVKQVKRQSVLAEGPAGQAAVLASEPRSPTGLWVCSLCGNPANFGVLGDLYGPYHPPGSTASCSQKESGMRHERGRGSDPRKSHLGSRGVGAGASTSDKSHSLKGRSQRGKSLLAKQANPAKIRKWRQINTYMEEMSLSRGKRRLSQWSQSDSEDEVPELWVHEECAVWAQGVFFLHGTLYGIHEAVKAAATKKCNLCRDPGASIGCLSKGCKQVYHYLCAMESECQMHLDNFSMTCPKHKDKKVKMRGET from the exons ATGTGTGCAGCCATGGATCCCCAGAACCAATACTTCTACGGCCGCAGCCAAGGGCCGTCTATGCAACAGGACCCGTCATTCCCTGTCAACGACTTGGACCATTCCAAGATGGGCCCCATGATGCGAGCCCTGACAGAGGATTTTGATGTGCTGGGCCAGAACTCGAGCGGCTATCCTCAGCAGGGCATGTCCAGTATGCCAGGCAGTGGTGACcaccagcagcagcagcaacagcatcaacagcagcagcaacaacaacagcgtcTTGCCAATAACTTTGGTCCTGCCTCACAGACTCTTTCAGGGTATGCCAGCCAGTATTCTTCGGGGCCAAGCTCTCAAAGTTACTTTGGACATGGACATCCAAGTTCACCGCTCAACAGCGGTTTCTCCCCACCTGGTGCCAATTACTCTGGGGGCATGGGCAGCCCTTACCAGCGTCAGATGTCCAATTCTAGCTCAATGGGAAGTTCCAATGGGCACGGACATAGCTACCCAAGATCAGCAAGTGCCGGGCCAACGATACCCTCCCCGATTATGATGCATGGGCCAGGGATGTATCCGCACAGCCAAAGCTCACCAGCAAATCGATCCACCACCCCATTTGGCTTTCCTACCTCACCGACCTCACCGCACAATCACATGAACCATGCTTCTCCGCCACTGGCTTCCCCAAGCAGTATGCGGCCAGGGGGAAATCTCCACAGCCCCAAAAGTCTCCCAGCCAGTTCCCCTGTGCCCTTTGCCTCCCAGATGTCTCCCACATCTTCCCGCGCCCAGAGCGTACCGACACTTCCAGGCAATTCCATTGACCATGTGCCGGCGATGCCCCATTCACGGTCCAAGTCTCCTGGCTCTGCTGGTGTTCACCGTCCATACCCACAACCACCAGGACAGCAGCCGCAACAGCTGTATCCACTGCCATCTCCTAAAGTTAGACCAGTTGACCAGACAGACGGCAGAGGGCAGTATGTAGAGCTTGTACACTCCAAACCATCAGGGGACCAGTGGAACCAGAAATCCAGGCAAGGCACTGAACGATCCAGAAATAACAGCGGGCACACGAAAGTGTCTGACCCAGGACATTTGCCTCGTTTGGAAGAAATGGTTGCTGTGCTTGGCGAATCAAATGCCAAAGAGTCGTTAGATCAAATAGTGTCAGATAACAGCTCAATGCTTCATGATAGTCAAACCAATGGATCTTTGGAGGTCAATAGAACAGTTGCCACTAGTCTTAACCCCTCACATGCTTCTAATGAGAAAAGGACTCAAGTTATTTGTGAAAAAGTTAACAGTACAGACAAAGTGGAGGGAAGACTAGCTAATGGAGTTggagaaaaagatgaaatgccAGAGAGAAAAGATAGTACTGTCAATGGGCCAGCAGAAAACTCCAGTGAAAAGGACAGTTCAGTGAAAAGAGTGACAAAAGCAAATTGTGGAAAGGTCAGTACCAACCCAAATGGGAGGACGGACACATCACAGGAGAACGATGTTGGCTCCACAAATGGCACAAACAGTGAGAGTAGTGTGCCCTTTAAGCCACCAAAGGCAAGGCagacaaaaaccaaaaacactgatcaaacCAAAGACACACAAAATGTCCAGGAAGGACACAAAAACACAGGAGAACCACACAAAAAACTAGGAGAACCTTGTGCTCCACCTGAAACCAAGTGCCAAAAGGAAAGTACAGACCCAAAGCATTCCTCAGAAAGTCAGCCAGCCAAGCCAGAGACCCCGCCCTCGACACACAGTGAGCTCAGTGAGAAAACAGTGTCACCACCTACTCCAGCGAATGAAACTCCAACCACTACCCCAACCTCAAAGCGAAAGCAACCAGAAGAGGGTGAGAGCAGCACTGGAGATGACTCTCTTCCTCTGAAAAAGAGGCGGGGCAGACCACCGGGCACAAAGAACAAGCCTAAGAAAGATGGCGAGGAGGCCAAGCCTAAGCGAAAGTAcactaagaaaaagaaaagtgccGCAGAAAACAATGCAGAGGAGGAAGCGACTAAGTCTAAGCAAAGCAAACCGATGGTGAAAGGCAAGGCTGAAGTAACCCCTGCTGTCGCTCGCGGGCCCATTGTGAGGGTGCAGGGAACTAGCATTGACTCTATCATTTCCAGTCAGGTGGTGAATTCACCAGGCACTGAGGAAGAGCAAGCAAAAGGAAGCAAAAAGAAGGTAAAGCAGGTAAAGCGTCAAAGTGTGCTAGCGGAAGGCCCTGCTGGCCAGGCGGCTGTTCTGGCTTCAGAGCCACGCAGTCCCACCGGACTGTGGGTGTGTTCGCTCTGTGGCAACCCTGCCAACTTCGGTGTTCTTGGGGACTTGTATGGACCCTACCATCCTCCGGGGAGCACTGCCTCCTGCTCACAAAAAGAAAGTGGTATGCGACACGAGAGAGGCAGAGGAAGCGATCCTCGAAAGTCACACCTTGGTTCTAGGGGAGTCGGTGCTGGTGCATCAACTTCAGACAAGAGTCATTCACTAAAAGGGCGGAGCCAGCGGGGAAAGTCCCTCCTGGCAAAGCAAGCCAATCCTGCAAAGATTCGCAAGTGGCGGCAAATCAACACTTACATGGAGGAGATGTCCCTATCCAGGGGCAAGAGGCGGCTGTCGCAGTGGAGTCAGAGTGACAGCGAGGATGAGGTGCCAGAGTTGTGGGTGCACGAAGAGTGCGCAGTCTGGGCACAGGGAGTCTTCTTCCTACATGGGACGCTCTACGGCATCCATGAGGCTGTTAAGGCAGCAGCAACTAAG AAATGCAATCTGTGTCGGGACCCTGGGGCATCCATCGGCTGCCTGAGCAAAGGATGCAAGCAAGTCTACCATTACCTGTGTGCTATGGAATCAg AATGCCAAATGCATCTGGATAACTTCTCCATGACCTGTCCTAAACACAAG GACAAGAAAGTCAAGATGAGAGGCGAAACCTAA